Proteins encoded by one window of Halictus rubicundus isolate RS-2024b chromosome 18, iyHalRubi1_principal, whole genome shotgun sequence:
- the Mtd gene encoding TLD domain-containing protein mustard isoform X18: MPKPKIPNPIAKLSKFLKQKTKVLSMSEEVRRALYANSAISLDNEVIVPDLVGNTEILSDEHREQLCRHLPARAEGYLWTLVFSTSQHGFSLNSMYRKMAKIESPILLVIEDTEGNVFGALTSCALHVSDHFYGTGESLLFRFTPRFQAFNWTGDNLYFIKGNNESLAIGAGDGKFGLWLDGDLYQGRTQSCSTYGNEPLAPREDFVVKTLECWAFI, encoded by the exons GTACTGTCTATGAGCGAGGAAGTCAGGCGAGCTCTCTACGCAAACAGTGCCATTTCCCTAGACAATGAAGTCATTGTACCAGACTTGGTTGGCAACACAGAAATCCTCAGCGACGAGCACAGAGAACAACTGTGCCGGCATTTGCCAGCTAGGGCAGAGGGGTACCTGTGGACTCTCGTCTTCAGCACCAGCCAACATGGTTTCAGTCTAAACAGCATGTACAGGAAAATGGCCAAAATAGAAAGTCCCATCCTGCTGGTCATCGAGGACACCGAAGGCAAT GTGTTCGGTGCACTAACATCCTGTGCTCTGCATGTGAGCGACCACTTCTATGGGACCGGTGAGTCCCTGCTCTTCAGGTTTACACCAAGGTTCCAGGCATTCAACTGGACGGGGGATAACTTGTACTTTATCAAAGGCAACAACGAGAGTCTTGCCATCGGTGCAGGAGA TGGCAAGTTTGGACTGTGGCTGGACGGCGACCTGTACCAAGGCAGGACGCAGTCGTGTAGCACGTACGGGAACGAGCCGTTGGCACCTCGTGAAGATTTCGTAGTAAAAACACTGGAATGCTGGGCATTCATATAG
- the Mtd gene encoding TLD domain-containing protein mustard isoform X19 — MIFTDPCPRLGYLFQQSSRMLSVLSMSEEVRRALYANSAISLDNEVIVPDLVGNTEILSDEHREQLCRHLPARAEGYLWTLVFSTSQHGFSLNSMYRKMAKIESPILLVIEDTEGNVFGALTSCALHVSDHFYGTGESLLFRFTPRFQAFNWTGDNLYFIKGNNESLAIGAGDGKFGLWLDGDLYQGRTQSCSTYGNEPLAPREDFVVKTLECWAFI; from the exons GTACTGTCTATGAGCGAGGAAGTCAGGCGAGCTCTCTACGCAAACAGTGCCATTTCCCTAGACAATGAAGTCATTGTACCAGACTTGGTTGGCAACACAGAAATCCTCAGCGACGAGCACAGAGAACAACTGTGCCGGCATTTGCCAGCTAGGGCAGAGGGGTACCTGTGGACTCTCGTCTTCAGCACCAGCCAACATGGTTTCAGTCTAAACAGCATGTACAGGAAAATGGCCAAAATAGAAAGTCCCATCCTGCTGGTCATCGAGGACACCGAAGGCAAT GTGTTCGGTGCACTAACATCCTGTGCTCTGCATGTGAGCGACCACTTCTATGGGACCGGTGAGTCCCTGCTCTTCAGGTTTACACCAAGGTTCCAGGCATTCAACTGGACGGGGGATAACTTGTACTTTATCAAAGGCAACAACGAGAGTCTTGCCATCGGTGCAGGAGA TGGCAAGTTTGGACTGTGGCTGGACGGCGACCTGTACCAAGGCAGGACGCAGTCGTGTAGCACGTACGGGAACGAGCCGTTGGCACCTCGTGAAGATTTCGTAGTAAAAACACTGGAATGCTGGGCATTCATATAG